A single window of Oncorhynchus clarkii lewisi isolate Uvic-CL-2024 chromosome 10, UVic_Ocla_1.0, whole genome shotgun sequence DNA harbors:
- the LOC139419018 gene encoding protein arginine N-methyltransferase 9-like, which produces MPNTSTRPKRGRRNRRVPREDPARNELVSRSLESAQQCLFNQDYGTAFVHYLLVLNLAPVLKDFASESFRFTLFKWADELDSLGRIQDLFDCYEQALELFPTDEVIINSMGEHLFRMGFRDEAAGHFHKALKLKPDYPEAKENFYRVANWLVERWHFLMLNDRRRNHKYQQAIRKAVEGGCNTVLDIGTGTGILGMCAKKAGAAEVYACELSKTMYELACEVVTANGMNGRIKILHMKSLEMEVPKDIPKRVSLVVTETVDAGLFGEGIIESLIHAWNHLLLPPQSTQDPSRPPSQAGRVIPAGATVFGMAVQCLEIRRHHRLCVSEIGGLATAAAGELHSPVSCSSEDDSTEPYTTERLSRLPGGYTPLTEPFNALDIDFNNVQELEGLCSREVSRVRLPVTGEGLLDALAVWFQLHLDQQSSLSTGPKEDTCWEQAIYPVQTPHNFPLRPGDELIVEISCRDAYLRLCSVAVARDGREFRLDDCLDPDKPRNNPGPSGNPNPSLNAEAELCSALACLGTEQSSGPRDYTMLECAEMALLNNQPYHDSFRRALAKLITNLKDARSVQGPSQGQGLEVMPLTDPPGGPMDPGPDPFYVLDVSEGFSVLSLMAASQGQVKAYSSVEKTQHQAVLRRLARANGVPEEALEFWLNQVEDEQAVLQRPSREKLWSAIILDCVETCGLVRQKLMEKATLARCLLEDGGQIFPERIVLYGMLVESDTLLLESAVQGQEPTLGFNIAPFINQFTVPVHVFLDLSTLQCRHLSDSVELFILDLMNTNANYTNRDVKVQASASGRVTAVPFWYQIHLNEEISLSTFNQDSHWKQAAVVLHQPLAVREGEWVRLAVTLQKSSISISASIEEEAGETGTVDSVRVR; this is translated from the exons ATGCCCAACACCAGCACCAGGCCTAAGCGTGGCAGACGGAACCGTCGGGTGCCCAGGGAGGACCCTGCCAGGAATGAGCTGGTGTCCAGGTCACTGGAGAGTGCCCAGCAGTGTCTGTTCAACCAAGACTATGGGACCGCCTTTGTCCACTACCTTCTCGTCCTCAACCTGGCTCCTGTGCTGAAGGACTTTGCCAGT GAGTCCTTTAGGTTCACTCTGTTCAAATGGGCAGATGAGCTCGACTCTCTGGGGCGCATCCAGGACCTGTTTGACTGCTATGAACAGGCTCTGGAGCTCTTCCCTACTGATGAGGTCATCATCAACAGCATGGGTGAACACCTGTTCAG AATGGGATTCCGGGATGAGGCCGCTGGTCATTTCCACAAGGCCCTGAAGCTGAAGCCGGACTACCCTGAGGCCAAGGAGAATTTCTACCGCGTGGCCAACTGGCTGGTGGAGCGCTGGCACTTCCTGATGCTCAACGATCGCAGGAGGAACCACAAGTACCAGCAGGCCATCCGGAAGGCTGTTGAGGGAGGCTGCAACACTGTGTTAGATATAGGCACAGGGACCGGTATCCTCGG AATGTGTGCTAAGAAGGCAGGGGCGGCTGAGGTGTACGCCTGTGAGCTGTCCAAGACCATGTACGAATTGGCCTGTGAGGTGGTCACCGCTAACGGAATGAACGGACGCATCAAGATCCTCCATATGAAGTCGCTGGAGATGGAAGTGCCTAAAGACATCCCTAAGAG GGTATCGCTGGTTGTCACCGAGACTGTGGATGCCGGCCTATTTGGTGAAGGTATTATAGAGAGCCTTATACACGCCTGGAATCATCTGCTTTTGCCTCCACAG AGCACCCAGGACCCATCCAGGCCTCCCTCCCAAGCAGGCCGGGTCATCCCTGCCGGAGCCACTGTGTTTGGGATGGCTGTCCAGTGCCTGGAGATCCGCCGCCATCACAG gctgtgtgtgtctgagatagGAGGCCTGGCCACGGCTGCAGCCGGAGAgctccacagcccagtaagctgcaGCTCAGAGGATGACTCCACAGAGCCCtacaccacagagagactgagcagACTGCCTGGAGGCTACACGCCCCTCACTGAACCCTTCAATGCCCTGGACATAGACTTCAACAACGTGCAG GAGCTGGAGGGTCTGTGCTCCAGGGAGGTGAGCCGGGTGCGTCTACCTGTAACTGGGGAGGGTCTGCTGGACGCCCTGGCCGTGTGGTTCCAGCTCCACCTGGACCAGCAGAGTAGCCTGTCCACCGGCCCTAAGGAGGACACCTGCTGGGAGCAGGCCATCTACCCCGTTCAGACACCACACA ATTTTCCCCTGAGGCCTGGTGACGAGCTCATCGTGGAGATCTCCTGCCGGGACGCCTACCTGAGACTCTGCAGCGTTGCCGTAGCGAGAGACGGACGAGAGTTCCGTCTAGACGACTGTCTGGATCCAGACAAACCTAGAAACAACCCAGGCCCGAGCGGCAATCCCAACCCAAGCCTTAACGCCGAGGCAGAACTGTGCAGCGCCCTAGCTTGCCTcgggacagagcagagcagtggaCCTCGAGACTACACCATGCTGGAGTGTGCTGAAATGGCCCTCCTCAACAACCAGCCCTACCACGATAGTTTCCGCAGGGCACTGGCTAAACTCATCACCAACCTGAAGGACGCTCGTTCGGTCCAGGGTCCCAGCCAGGGTCAAGGGTTAGAGGTCATGCCTCTCACTGACCCCCCCGGtggccctatggaccctggtcccgACCCCTTCTATGTGCTGGACGTGTCCGAGggcttctctgttctctccctcatGGCAGCCAGTCAGGGCCAGGTGAAGGCCTATAGTTCGGTAGAGAAGACCCAGCACCAGGCGGTGCTCAGGAGGCTGGCCAGGGCCAACGGTGTCCCAGAGGAGGCTCTCGAGTTCTGGCTGAACCAGGTGGAGGATGAGCAGGCGGTGCTCCAGAGACCCTCCAGGGAGAAGCTGTGGAGCGCCATTATATTAGACTGTGTGGAGACATGTGGCTTAGTGAGGCAGAAGCTGATGGAGAAAGCCACACTAGCCAG GTGCCTGTTGGAGGACGGCGGTCAGATCTTCCCAGAGAGAATAGTGTTGTACGGGATGCTGGTGGAGTCTGACACCCTGCTGCTGGAGAGTGCTGTCCAGGGCCAGGAGCCGACACTGGGCTTCAACATCGCCCCGTTCATCAACCAGTTCACT GTTCCAGTCCATGTGTTTCTGGACTTGTCCACTCTGCAGTGTAGACATCTCAGTGACTCTGTAGAACTCTTTATCCTGGACCTCATGAACACCAACGCCAACTATACCAACAGAGACGTCAAG GTCCAGGCTAGTGCCTCAGGCAGGGTGACTGCTGTGCCCTTCTGGTACCAGATCCACCTGAACGAGGAGATCAGCTTGAGCACCTTCAACCAGGACTCCCATTGGAAGCAGGCTGCCGTGGTGCTGCACCAGCCCCTggcagtgagggagggagaatgggtaCGACTGGCCGTCACCCTGCAGAAGAGCTCCATCTCCATATCAGCCAGTATAGAGGAAGAGGCTGGAGAGACCGGGACTGTGGATTCTGTTAGAGTCCGATAA
- the LOC139419019 gene encoding transmembrane protein 184C-like — protein sequence MPCTCGNWRRWIRPLVVLLYFLVVLVVLLPLCIWELQKSEVGTHNKAWFIAGIFVFMTIPISLWGILQHLVNYTQPELQKPIIRILWMVPIYSLDSWIALKYPSIAIYVDTCRECYEAYVIYNFMIFLLNYLGNQYPSLVLMLEVQEQQKHLPPLCCCPAWPMGEVLLLRCKLGVLQYTVVRPVTTVIALICQLCGVYDEGNFSSTNAWTYLVIFNNMSQLFAMYCLVLFYKALREELAPIRPVGKFLCVKMVVFVSFWQAAFIALLVKVGVISERHTWDWDSVEAVATGLQDFIICVEMFLAAIAHHFSFTYKPYIQEAEEGSCFDSFLAMWDISDVRADISEQVRNVGRTVMGRPRKTYFGEAEDDSERSGLLSPGSMDAIGPTEALSNPVSPKGRYQGLGKTQTPHSLSAPAGLSNAQWDGEEREDNGRQAPEPRNTTNEPTGSVTDDLVIIT from the exons ATGCCTTGTACTTGTGGCAACTGGAGGAGATGGATTCGGCCTCTGGTCGTTCTTCTATACTTTCTGGTTGTGCTTGTCGTCTTACTACCCCTGTGCATCTGGGAACTACAGAAATCAGAG GTTGGTACCCATAACAAAGCATGGTTCATAGCTGGGATATTCGTGTTCATGACCATACCCATATCACTATGGGGGATCCTGCAGCATCTTGTAAACTATACTCAACCAGAGCTACAGAAGCCAATTATCAG AATATTATGGATGGTCCCCATTTACAGTTTGGACAGT tggATTGCGTTGAAGTACCCCAGCATTGCCATCTACGTGGACACATGCAGGGAGTGCTATGAGGCATACGTCATCTACAACTTCATGATCTTCCTGCTCAACTACCTGGGAAACCAG TACCCCAGCCTGGTACTGATGCTGGAAGTGCAGGAGCAGCAGAAacaccttcctcccctctgctgCTGCCCGGCATGGCCCATGGGAGA GGTATTGCTATTGAGATGCAAGCTGGGAGTGTTGCAGTACACGGTTGTCAGACCAGTCACAACAGTTATTGCCTT GATATGTCAGCTCTGTGGTGTGTATGATGAAGGTAACTTCAGCTCAACCAATGCATGGACGTACCTGGTGATATTCAACAATATGTCCCAGCTG tttgCCATGTACTGTTTGGTCCTGTTCTACAAGGCCCTAAGAGAGGAACTGGCCCCCATCAGACCAGTGGGGAAGTTCCTGTGTGTCAAAATGGTGGTGTTCGTCTCCTTCTG GCAAGCTGCGTTCATCGCTCTCCTGGTCAAGGTTGGAGTGATCTCAGAGAGACACACGTGGGACTGGGACAGTGTGGAGGCTGTAGCTACAGGCCTACAG GACTTCATCATCTGTGTGGAGATGTTCCTAGCGGCCATCGCCCACCACTTCAGCTTCACCTACAAGCCCTACATCCAGGAGGCTGAGGAGGGATCCTGCTTCGACTCCTTCCTGGCCATGTGGGACATCTCTGACGTCAGGGCTGACATCTCTGAGCAAGTCCGCAACGTCG GGAGAACCGTTATGGGCCGACCTAGGAAGACCTACTTCGGTGAGGCGGAGGACGACAGCGAGCGCTCAGGCTTGCTTTCCCCAGGCTCCATGGACGCCATCGGTCCCACTGAGGCCTTGTCCAACCCGGTGTCCCCCAAGGGTCGGTACCAGGGCCTGGGCAAAACCCAAACGCCCCACTCCCTGTCAGCCCCCGCCGGGCTCAGCAATGCTcagtgggatggagaggagagggaagacaaTGGTAGACAAGCTCCAGAGCCCAGAAACACCACCAACGAGCCAACAGGCTCGGTTACAGACGACCTTGTCATTATCACCTAG